The proteins below are encoded in one region of Candidatus Omnitrophota bacterium:
- the acpP gene encoding acyl carrier protein encodes MSAVADKVREIIAKQLGVKLEEVTPQATFIDDLGADSLDTVEIVMALEEEFKAEIPDEDAEKMKTVGEAIKYIEERAGKA; translated from the coding sequence ATGTCGGCTGTAGCGGATAAAGTAAGAGAGATCATAGCGAAACAATTAGGCGTAAAACTTGAAGAAGTCACACCCCAGGCGACGTTCATCGACGACCTGGGCGCGGATTCGCTTGATACGGTAGAGATAGTCATGGCCCTCGAAGAGGAGTTCAAGGCCGAGATACCCGACGAAGACGCCGAGAAGATGAAGACCGTCGGAGAGGCCATCAAGTATATAGAAGAAAGGGCGGGCAAGGCCTAA
- the fabG gene encoding 3-oxoacyl-[acyl-carrier-protein] reductase, with protein MIFKDRVSLITGGARGIGREIALAFAKEGSDIVICDVNQEALNATRKEIEALGRKAETFVVDVTNLSQVEDMVNKTLDKFQKIDILINNAGITRDALIVRMSEQDFDSVIAVNLKGTFNCTKALAKVMMKQRYGKIVSIASIIGIMGNAGQANYAASKAGIIGITKSVAKELASRNVNVNAIAPGFIETDMTAKLPENVKSQMLSYIPLNRFGKASDVAQLAMFLASDASSYITGQVIKIDGGMVM; from the coding sequence ATGATATTTAAGGACAGGGTGAGCCTGATAACCGGCGGCGCAAGGGGGATAGGCAGGGAGATAGCCCTGGCATTCGCCAAAGAGGGCTCGGACATCGTCATTTGTGATGTAAACCAGGAGGCGCTTAACGCCACCAGGAAGGAGATAGAGGCTCTGGGCCGCAAGGCGGAGACTTTTGTCGTCGACGTCACAAACCTCTCCCAGGTCGAGGATATGGTCAATAAGACGCTTGACAAATTTCAGAAAATCGATATACTGATTAACAATGCAGGCATAACCAGGGACGCCCTGATCGTGCGGATGAGCGAACAGGATTTCGACTCCGTAATTGCCGTAAACCTAAAGGGCACATTCAATTGCACGAAGGCGCTTGCCAAGGTTATGATGAAGCAGAGGTACGGAAAGATAGTGTCGATCGCTTCGATAATCGGCATCATGGGCAACGCCGGACAGGCCAATTACGCGGCCTCGAAAGCCGGAATAATAGGGATAACAAAGAGCGTCGCAAAGGAACTGGCATCGAGGAACGTCAATGTCAACGCGATAGCTCCGGGCTTCATCGAAACGGACATGACCGCAAAGCTTCCCGAGAACGTCAAGTCCCAGATGTTGTCCTACATCCCTTTAAATAGATTCGGTAAGGCAAGCGACGTAGCGCAACTGGCTATGTTTTTGGCATCTGACGCGTCGTCATACATAACAGGACAGGTAATCAAGATTGACGGCGGAATGGTCATGTAG
- the fabD gene encoding ACP S-malonyltransferase has product MVDFALIFPGQGAQYVGMGRDLYQQFPAAKVIFEKANHILGFDITKLCFEGPKEELTRTDICQPAILTASIAALRALESASPLSGQLVPKAALGLSLGEYTALVAAGSLAFEAAVALVRKRGQFMEEASHRNPGTMASVIGLSLEEAKKVCDETGVEIANLNSPGQIVISGAKEKVEVASNLAKERGARKVIPLDVSGAFHSGLMEPAAQSLKAEIDSIEIKSPKIRVVTNVNAGYESSPGEIKANLVAQVKSSVLWEDSIKFLAGQGIKRYIEVGPGKVLAGLLRRIDPALECLNVETAADVAAVKEAIGG; this is encoded by the coding sequence ATGGTAGACTTCGCTCTAATTTTCCCCGGCCAGGGCGCCCAGTATGTCGGCATGGGCCGGGACTTATACCAACAGTTTCCCGCCGCTAAAGTCATATTCGAAAAAGCAAACCATATATTAGGCTTCGATATAACAAAACTCTGTTTCGAGGGGCCGAAGGAAGAATTGACGCGCACGGATATCTGCCAGCCGGCGATATTGACGGCGTCTATCGCGGCCCTGAGGGCGCTCGAATCGGCATCGCCGCTTTCCGGGCAGCTCGTCCCGAAAGCCGCGCTCGGGTTGAGCCTGGGGGAATACACGGCGCTCGTCGCCGCGGGCTCGCTCGCGTTCGAGGCCGCGGTCGCGCTCGTGAGGAAACGCGGGCAGTTCATGGAAGAGGCGTCGCACCGGAATCCCGGCACGATGGCCTCGGTAATAGGCCTTTCCCTCGAAGAGGCCAAAAAAGTATGCGATGAGACAGGTGTGGAGATAGCCAACCTTAATTCCCCGGGCCAGATAGTCATCTCAGGGGCCAAAGAAAAGGTCGAGGTCGCCTCGAACCTCGCTAAAGAAAGGGGAGCCAGGAAGGTCATACCTCTTGATGTAAGCGGCGCCTTCCACTCGGGGCTGATGGAGCCCGCCGCCCAGAGTTTAAAGGCGGAGATAGACAGTATAGAGATAAAGTCCCCGAAGATAAGAGTGGTCACGAACGTAAACGCGGGATATGAGTCATCGCCCGGGGAGATAAAGGCCAACCTGGTCGCGCAGGTCAAGTCATCGGTCCTTTGGGAGGATTCGATAAAGTTTTTGGCAGGCCAGGGTATTAAAAGATATATAGAAGTGGGGCCGGGCAAGGTCCTGGCAGGGCTTTTAAGAAGGATAGACCCGGCGCTCGAGTGCCTGAACGTAGAGACCGCGGCGGACGTCGCAGCAGTTAAAGAAGCGATAGGAGGCTGA